In the Candidatus Cloacimonadota bacterium genome, GGCTGCACGGCGCCAACCGCCTGGCCTCGAACTCGCTGCTGGAAGCCCTGGTGATCGGCTGGCGCGCCGGCAACCATCCCTCAAACCTGGACACCGTGGTCTTTCCGGAGCTGCCGCCCTGGAAACTGATGGATGTCTTCAATGAAAATGAGTGGGTGGTGATCTCCCACAACCGCGAGATCATCGGCACCATCATGGACGGATATGTGGGCATCCGCCGCTCCCGGCGCCTGCTCAAATATGCCCTTTCCCGCATCGAGAACATCTACAACGAAGTGAACAACTTTTACCAGCACAATGCCGTCCGCCGGGAAGTGGTGGAAACGCGCAACCTGGCCATCATCGCCATCGCCGTGATCCGCAGCGCCCTCTCGCGCCGGGAAAGCCGCGGCGCCCACTTTCTAATCGACAATCCCGGGCGCGACGACGCCCTCTACAAGATCGACACCATCATTTAAGGGATATCATGAGAGGTCTTTTCATCACATTTGAAGGCATCGAGGGCAGCGGCAAAAGCACCCAGATGGTGCTGCTGGGCCAAAAACTCACGCAGCGCGGGCTGCCTGTGCTGCTTTCCCGCGAGCCTGGCGGACCGCCCATCGCCGAAGCCATCCGCTCTTTGCTGCTGGATCCCCAGCGCCGCGAGATGCTGCCCGAAACAGAACTGCTGCTCTACTGCGCCAGCCGCGCCCAGCATACCGGCGAGTGGATCCTGCCCGCCCTCAAAGAGGGAAAAACCGTGCTCTGCGATCGCTATTACGATTCCACCTTTGCCTATCAGGGCGCCGCCCGCGCCCAAAACCTCGAATTCATCCGCCTCCTCACAGATTTTGCCACCTTCAGCACCGTTCCCCAGCTCACTTTTCTCATCGACCTGCCCGTGGCCGCAGGGCTGGCCCGCATCAACCACCGCCAGCTCGACCGCCTCGAACAGGAGGACATCTCTTTCCACGAACGGGTCCGCGCCCAGTATCTGGACCTCGCCAGGATCCATTCCGACCGCTTTGTGGTGCTGGATGGCTCCCTCCCCATAGCGGATATCCATACCTCTGTAATCACAACTGTTTTAAGCCACTTAGGAGAATCCAGTGAACAATAAAAAACAAAAAACCGCCCTGATCACCATCGCCGCCGTGTGGCTGCTCTCCGCGGTGATGCTCTTCACCGCCACCAGCGTCTTTGCCCAAACCCAAACCAACGGCACCGACCTCTATTCCCAACTGGGGCTCTTCAGCGAAGTGCTCAGCAAACTGAAGCAAAGCTACGTCACCGAGCTCAGCGACGAAGAACTGATCAAGGCCGCCATCATCGGCATGCTGGGTTCCACCGACCCCCACACGAACTACTTCACCAAAAGCGAATACGATGATTTCACCACCTCCACCAAGGGTTCTTTTGGGGGACTCGGCATCCAGATCGACAAGATCGGCGACTACGTTACCGTGATCTCGCCCATCGAGGGTACCCCCGCTTTCAAGATGGGCATCACCGCCGGCGACAAGATCATCCGCGTGGACGACAAGAACATCGTGGGCGTCACCACCGACGAGGCCATCAAATACATGCGCGGCGAGGTGGGCACCAATGTGACCATCACCATCAGCCGCCCCGGAGTCGCCAAGCCCCTGGAATTCCGCATCACTCGCGAAACCATCAAGATCAAAAG is a window encoding:
- the tmk gene encoding dTMP kinase, yielding MRGLFITFEGIEGSGKSTQMVLLGQKLTQRGLPVLLSREPGGPPIAEAIRSLLLDPQRREMLPETELLLYCASRAQHTGEWILPALKEGKTVLCDRYYDSTFAYQGAARAQNLEFIRLLTDFATFSTVPQLTFLIDLPVAAGLARINHRQLDRLEQEDISFHERVRAQYLDLARIHSDRFVVLDGSLPIADIHTSVITTVLSHLGESSEQ